AGGGCTACACACCCTTACTATTGCTGGTCCTTTCTCTCGCTACCCTTTCCCCTGCGATCCTGTTTTTCAGGAACATTCATACCAAACACCTGCTGCAGCTGTTTTAAGCATTATTAAATATTTTTTTTAATTCCCGTTACGCCGTTTGCTTTTTACGGCGGTCTTTATAACTGTACGTGTCTGCTATAACTATATATACATGTCTATGTTATGACTAATGAACGCTTTGCCACATTAATCCGGTTATACAAAGCCGGTAGCCTTACGGAGGAGCAATGGGAAGAATTACAGCAGGTGTTTTCCACGGGAGAACATGATGAGGCGCTGGAGGAAGAAATGGCCCGGTTATTTGACAGTTTTGGTATCCACGAAACCTGGACACCCGCCACCAAACAGGTGTTGTGGGATAAGGTTTTGGCTGCCAGCCGTCAGGGAGTTCCTGCCACCGAGGCTGTGATCGCACCGATGCCGCGCAGGCGCTGGCGGATGGCCGCTGCTGCCGTATTGGTCCTCATCGTGGGAAGTGCAGCCTTATACAGTATCACCCGCATAAATAAAAAGAACGAGCCGGCAGTGGCTATTCAGTCCGCACGGGTTGATGTAGCGCCTGGTAGCGACAAAGCCGTATTAACACTGGCCGATGGTTCCACCATACAGCTGGATAGCACCGGGGACCGGGTAATCGGACAAGGAGCTGCCGCTATCAAGCAACAGGGCAGCCGCTTGCAATATGCTGCGAATGGCAACACCACAGCGGCCAACAGTTTCAATACCCTTACCACTCCCCGCAGCGGACAGTTTAAAGTGATCTTACAGGACGGCACCAAAGTATGGCTGAATGCAGCGTCATCACTGCGTTATCCGGCTGTTTTCAGCGGTAAGGAAAGAAAGATAAGCCTGCAGGGAGAAGCCTATTTTGACGTAACACAAAATGCAGAGCGGCCTTTTGTTGTAACTGTAAACGGCATGACCGTCAAAGTACTGGGCACCGAATTTAATATAAACAGCTACGCAGATGAAGCCGTAATGGCGGCCACGCTTGTATCAGGATCAGTACAGGTAAATAGTGAAAACAAGAAAATGGTACTGCATCCCGGCGAACAGCTCACCATGAATACAGCAGGCGCATTAAATATCAGGGAAGGTGTCAACCTCGAGGAGATCACTGCCTGGAAGGATGGTAATTTTTATTTTGATAACACCGCATTATCTGTTATCCTCCGGCAATTTGCCCGCTGGTATGATGTTGACGTAGTGTACACCAGTCCTGTGAAAGACAGGAAATTCTTTGGTGTGATCAGGAGAAGTACATCCCTTACCGGGGTGCTGAAATTACTGGAGGCAAATGATATAAAATTCCGGATTGAAGGAAAAAAACTGTTTGTTCAATCAGGCTAAAAATATAATTAAACCGGACCCATGTCCTGAAATATAAAATACATACAAAACAAAAGCTCCTGCGCGAACAGGAGCTGGCGTTATCCAATTAATGAACAAAGGCTACGAAACCTACATCAGCAACCAAATAACAACCAAATATATGCAATTATCCATACCACTGCATGCGATGAAACTCACATTTATTTTTTTATTGATAGGGTTTATGCAGTTATCTGCCAGGAGCAGCGGACAACAAGTAAATATTAAGCTGAAAAATGCGCCGTTAAAGACTCTTTTTAAGGCCATTCAACAACAAACAGGGCTCAATATATTTGTGGATGCGGCCTTACTGGAAGGAGCTGATCATGTTACACTGGACATTAAAAACATGCCGGTAGCGCAGGTGATGCAACTGTGCCTGAAAGGACGGAATCTTCAGTACACCATTGAAGCCGATGCTATTATCATCGAGCAAAAGCCAGCTGCAATCCGGCCGGCAACAGCACCGCCACCACCACCGGCGGATATTGTTTTTACCATCACGGGCACTATTACAAATGCTAAAGGGGAACCTTTGCCCGGAGCCGCCGTACATGTGAAGGGTACGCAAAAAGGAGTGTTGTCGGATGGCAACGGAAGCTTCTCTATTGTAGTAAATGAAAAGGCTATTCTGGTAGTCAGCATGCTGGGCTATCAGCCTAAAGAAATAGCCATTACCGGCAACGCCAACATCATGGTAACACTCAGCGAAGCCGTTACCGCTTTAAATGATGTGGTAGTAGTAGGTTATGGCATACAGAAAAAAAGCGACCTGACAGGCTCCCTGTCGCAGATTAAAAGTAAAGACCTGACCGCGTTTCCCACCACGAATGTGGTGCAAGCCCTTTCCGGCCGGGCTACGGGGGTACAGGTTATTCAAAACAGCGGCGCTCCGGGTTCACCCATCAGCGTAAGAATCCGCGGTACAAACTCCATCCAGGGAAGCAATGAGCCCCTGTATGTGATAGATGGGTTCCCTGTTTCCGGTAATCCTACGATGCTGAATAACGCGGATATAGAAAGCGTGAACGTATTGAAAGATGCTTCGGCCACCGCCATTTATGGCTCCCGCGGCGCCAACGGCGTGGTGCTTATCACCACCAAAAAAGGGAAACAAGGTGCTACCAGGGTAGACTACGAAGGAAGTTATTCCGTTCAGACTATCCGTAAAAAACTGAAGTTAATGAGCCCTATCCAGTATGGGGAGTTTTATAATGAACAGGCAAAAAATGACGGGGTACCCGCTTATTTTACACCGCAGCAACTGGATGAATTCAAAGCAATGGGAGCTGGTACAGACTGGCAGGACCTTGTTATGCAAAAGGCGCCTATGCAGAATCATACCGTGAATGTAAGCGGTGGCAATGCCAAAACGCAATTCTCCGCCAGCGGAAGTATGCTGAAACAGGACGGGATTGTTATCAACAGTTATTATAACCGGTATGCTTTAAGGGCCAACTTGAACCACGATATCAGCGACAAGTTCAGCATGCAGTACGGTATCAATTTAACACGCACGGAATCAAGTGATAAAACCGGCGGCGGCAATAGCAGCGGCAGGGGTAACAGCTTATACAGCGGGATGATTTCAGTGCCACCTTCCCTGACCCCTTATAATGATGACGGTTCTTTCAGGGTGCCTATACTGAGTTATTCCTTTATCTCCAACGCGATGATTAATCCGCTGAATTATGTTTATGCGGAGTCATATCTGGGAAAAGAAAACCGGGTGCTGGGTAATGCGGCAGTTACCTACAAGCCCACGCCGGAACTGGTGATCCGGGTTTCAGGAGGTATTGAAAATTTTGATTTGCGCAATGATACTTATACTACGCATAAATTTGTCAACTCCAATGGCGCTGCGGCTGTCAACAGTTCACAATACACCAGCCTGTTAAACGAGAATACGATCACCTATACCAAAGCTTTTGGAGATCATCATCTGACGGCGTTAGGCGGGTTTACTTACCAGAACTTTTTAAGCACGAATGCAGGCGCCAGTGGTTCCGGATTTGTGAGTGATATCCAGGGAACGAACGACCTCGGCGCTGCTACGGTCAATAATCCTTCTTCATCAGGATATGCCAAATCTGTTTTGATATCTTATCTCAGCAGGATTAATTACGGGTTTAAAGATAAATACATGCTCACAGCCAGTTTCAGGGCTGATGGATCATCACGTTATGGCACAGGAAACAAATGGGGTTACTTCCCTTCGGGCGCTGTAGCCTGGCGGGTTTCCCAGGAGGAATTTATGAAAGATGTTTCCTTTATTTCCGATCTGAAACTCAGGGCTGGATTCGGAGCTACCGGCAGCCAGGCCATCGCGCCCTATGCTACTATGAACCAGCTGGTTTCCGGGAAAACAGTTTTTGATGACGGACTTTTTACAACGTATGCACCAGGAACACGCCTGCCGAATAACCTGAAGTGGGAAACAACCTATCAGTCTGATTTTGGCATAGATGTTTCAGTACTTAATAACCGCATTCATTTTACTGCTGATTATTATGTAAAGAATACCAGGGATCTGTTAAACAGCGTGCAATTGCCCGCTTCACTGGGATATGACTACACAATACAGAACGTAGGAGAAATGCAGAACAAAGGAGTAGAACTGGGACTGGATGTAAGTGTATTACCTGCTACTGCTGCTTTCCAGTGGAATCTTGCCGGTAACATTTCCTTTAACCGGAATAAAATAGTAAAACTATACGGCGGACAGGACATCTACGGAACATCTTATTACACAGGTGTTGTAGGTGATTTTGTAAACCTTCTCCGTGAAGGACAGCCACTCGGTATCTTTTACGGATACCTGGAAAACGGCTATGACAGCAAAGGAAATATTACTTACAAAGATTTAACCGGGGATGGTAAAATTACGACTGCGGATAAAACTTATATCGGCAACCCCAATGCAAAATATACATATGGCCTCAATTCAGCAATGGCCTTTAAAGGATTTGAATTGAGCCTTTTCTTCCAGGGTTCCCGTGGAAATGATATTTTCAACTTTAGTGCAACCCAATCTGTTGACCTGAACCAGGGAATGAACCTGTTGGAGGATCAGTTCCTGCATCATTGGACTGCAGCCAATCCTGATCCACATGCGAAGTATCCGGCAGTAACCCGTTCTCTGAACGTGGCCGTGTCCGACCGCTATGTAGAAGATGGCTCTTACCTGCGCCTGAAAAATATCCAGTTGGCCTATAATATTCCAATGAATAAAACAGGCGTGAAATGGTTGAGAAGTGGTCAGGTATATGTAAGCGGACAAAACCTCCTCACCTGGACTAAATATTCCTGGTTTGATCCGGAAGTAAGTACGCATATAAGCGACAATTCTGTCAACCTGGGAATAGACCAGTTTGGTTATCCCACTGCAAAAAGTGTGACCATCGGCGTCCGGATAGGATTATAGCCGGTACACATTTTCCAGGGTCCGTTACTTGATTTTGGCACGTGCATAAGTGCCTGAACTTATTAAAACATTCAAATAATGAAACACAGCACGATATTCCGCTTTTCATATTTCATATTGCCGTTACTTCTTTTATATATCACATCCTGTACAAAAGCATTGGAAGAAAGTCCGAAATCCTTGTCGGCAGAAGGGTTTTATAACACAAAATCGGAAGTAGAGGCAGCCACTTACGCCATCTATTCTCCCCTGCGTACCGGTGGTTCGATGAGTGCATTTTATGAGGTATTTCATGATGCCCTTTCCGATTTTTTTATCCCCAACGGAAGTTGGATACCATTGGAGGATTATACAGGACTTGATAATACCAATTATGGCCGTACAGAAGCTTTCTGGAAGAGCTTTTATCTGTCTATCCGTAATGCCAACCTGGTCATAAAAAACACGCCGAATGGAACAGATATCAGTGATGCAGATAAGGCAGTATATATCGCTGAAGCAAGATTCATGCGTGCCCTGATGTATTTTCAACTGGTCAGGAACTGGGGCGGCGTACCGATACGTACGGAAGCCAATATGGATATTCCTGATCTTCAACGTGGATCTGTAGAGGCAGTATACCAGCTGATTGAAGACGATCTGAAATTTGCCGGTGAAAATCTTCCTACTAAAGCGGCCCAATCAGGACGACCCAATAAATGGTCGGCGAAAGCAGTGCTTGCGGATACTTATCTTCAGTTAAAAAGATATACCGACGCACAGGACAGAGCAAATGAAGTAATTCAGTCAGGTCAGTTTTCACTGGTGCCTGTAACACAGCCGGACGATTTTCTAAACCTGTATGGTCCGGATGTAATTACCTCATCAGAAGAAATCTTTTATTTAAAATTCACCCGGCAAAACGGGCAGGGATTTCAATTAACCTTATACGAAGCCCATCCCAATACGCCTTATGCCAATGGAGCCGGCTACTTTTCATTATACACGGATCCTACTAAAATTGCAGTGGTGAAAAACTGGGACGCCAATGATTTGCGGAAACAGTATGATCTGTATCCATGGCAATTTGGTAGAGGCGATAGCACCTACCTGGTGAGGAAGTTTCAGGATAAACAGGCACTTCCCGGTGGTACCGGTGGAAACGATTATCCGTGGTATCGTTATGCAGATGTACTCATGACCTATGCAGAAGCGGCCAATGCTGCGAATCATGGTCCTACAACAGCAGCAGTAGAGGCGCTGAATAAGGTACACCGCCGCGCCTATGGTTATCCTGCAAATACGGCATCTCCGGTAGATTTTAAAGTTGCAGACTATAACGAAAGTTCCTTCCTGACGCTTATTGTTAAAGAAAGAGGATACGAAACCCTGTTTGAAGGCAAAAGATGGATGGAGTTAAAACGACTGGGTATTGCAAAAGATTATATCAAAGCTTCCAAAGGAAAAACCATGGCTGATGTAATGCTGCTTTGGCCGATTCCTAATGCGGAAATAAATTATAATAAGGCATTAGACCCGGTTGCAGATCAGAATCCCGGATATTAAGGCAGCGGATCAATGATAAATTTCCGGGCGCTTATTATTTGATCTTTTGTAAAACGTGAAAAATTAAATAATTAAATTGGCCCCTGGCATTTACGGACCATCCAATTAATAATATGAAAAATATGATGATTAAATTCAGGACTACCAGGCTTATGCATGCTTTCCGATTTCTGTTGACCGGTATTTTATTTGTCTCCATCCTGTCGGGATGTGCATCACAAAAAAATGCAGGTAGTACAAAGCCATTCTTTTTTATCCAGCTCTCTGATCCGCAATTGGGATTTTATCCTGATAGTATTCAGAAAGAAATTGCATTGTATGAAAGAGGGGTGGCTGAAGTCAACAGGCTGAAACCTGATTTTGTGGTGATTACGGGTGATCTCGTAAACAAGCCAAGAGATCAGCATCAGCTGGCGGAATTCAAGCGGATCACTGCTATGATCAACGCTAAAATACCGGTTTATTATACCCCGGGAAACCACGATGTTGGCAATACACCGGCAAAGGCAGATGTTGATTTTTATAATGCCATCTATGGATATGATAAATTTTCTTTTAATCATAAGAACAGCAGGTTTATCGGCATTAACTCCAACCTGATCAAAGCAAATACACCGGTTCTGGAACAGGAACAGTATATCTGGCTGGAAAAGGAACTGGCGGCGAATAAGCAGGCAGACCATATCATTATTTTCTGCCATCATTCCTTCTTCATCAGTAAGCCTGATGAGCCGGTAGAATATTTTAATATCGATATGGCAACCCGCAACAAATACCTGGAGCTGTTTAAAAAATATGGCGTTACCGCTGTTTTTGCCGGACATTATCACCGGAATGGCTATGGTAAATATGGTGATATGGAAATGGTAACCACCAGCGCCATAGGAGAGCCACTGGGAAAAGATCCATCAGGATTCCGGATCATAACGGTAGGAAAAGATAAAATTGCACATCAGTATTACAGCCTTGATTCCATTCCCCAAAGAGTTGATGTAGGCCGTTAGAGAAGAGCTTACAGCGCATGGTGGTATGAGTATACGAAACTATTTTTACTTACTGTGTTTATATAATGGAATACTTAGCTGTAAGGGATTACAAAAAGGGATAGACGAAAGTCTGTCCCTTTTTTGTTAAACAACATTTATGTCTGATAACTTCCTCACTCAGCTCCTTTCAGAAATCTTTTCCTGTATTCTTTTGGTACAACGCCGATGTTTTTCTTAAAGTGCCTGTAAAAATTTGATTCATTGTCGAAACCACACATGTTGCAGATTTCAGAAATAGTGTGATTATTCTCCATTAACAGCCGGCATGCATTTCCAATGCGGATTTCGGTCACATATTCTGTAAATGTTTTGCGGGTATGGTGTTTGAAATACCGGGAGAACGCTGTGATACTCATGTTTAATGATGACGCAATATCATCTATATAGATTTTGTTTTTATAATTTTTGATGATAAACTGAAAGGCGAAATTTATTTTGTCGGCATCTTTAATATTATTGTTGTTATTAAATCCAACAG
The Chitinophaga sp. MM2321 DNA segment above includes these coding regions:
- a CDS encoding FecR domain-containing protein — its product is MTNERFATLIRLYKAGSLTEEQWEELQQVFSTGEHDEALEEEMARLFDSFGIHETWTPATKQVLWDKVLAASRQGVPATEAVIAPMPRRRWRMAAAAVLVLIVGSAALYSITRINKKNEPAVAIQSARVDVAPGSDKAVLTLADGSTIQLDSTGDRVIGQGAAAIKQQGSRLQYAANGNTTAANSFNTLTTPRSGQFKVILQDGTKVWLNAASSLRYPAVFSGKERKISLQGEAYFDVTQNAERPFVVTVNGMTVKVLGTEFNINSYADEAVMAATLVSGSVQVNSENKKMVLHPGEQLTMNTAGALNIREGVNLEEITAWKDGNFYFDNTALSVILRQFARWYDVDVVYTSPVKDRKFFGVIRRSTSLTGVLKLLEANDIKFRIEGKKLFVQSG
- a CDS encoding TonB-dependent receptor, which produces MQLSIPLHAMKLTFIFLLIGFMQLSARSSGQQVNIKLKNAPLKTLFKAIQQQTGLNIFVDAALLEGADHVTLDIKNMPVAQVMQLCLKGRNLQYTIEADAIIIEQKPAAIRPATAPPPPPADIVFTITGTITNAKGEPLPGAAVHVKGTQKGVLSDGNGSFSIVVNEKAILVVSMLGYQPKEIAITGNANIMVTLSEAVTALNDVVVVGYGIQKKSDLTGSLSQIKSKDLTAFPTTNVVQALSGRATGVQVIQNSGAPGSPISVRIRGTNSIQGSNEPLYVIDGFPVSGNPTMLNNADIESVNVLKDASATAIYGSRGANGVVLITTKKGKQGATRVDYEGSYSVQTIRKKLKLMSPIQYGEFYNEQAKNDGVPAYFTPQQLDEFKAMGAGTDWQDLVMQKAPMQNHTVNVSGGNAKTQFSASGSMLKQDGIVINSYYNRYALRANLNHDISDKFSMQYGINLTRTESSDKTGGGNSSGRGNSLYSGMISVPPSLTPYNDDGSFRVPILSYSFISNAMINPLNYVYAESYLGKENRVLGNAAVTYKPTPELVIRVSGGIENFDLRNDTYTTHKFVNSNGAAAVNSSQYTSLLNENTITYTKAFGDHHLTALGGFTYQNFLSTNAGASGSGFVSDIQGTNDLGAATVNNPSSSGYAKSVLISYLSRINYGFKDKYMLTASFRADGSSRYGTGNKWGYFPSGAVAWRVSQEEFMKDVSFISDLKLRAGFGATGSQAIAPYATMNQLVSGKTVFDDGLFTTYAPGTRLPNNLKWETTYQSDFGIDVSVLNNRIHFTADYYVKNTRDLLNSVQLPASLGYDYTIQNVGEMQNKGVELGLDVSVLPATAAFQWNLAGNISFNRNKIVKLYGGQDIYGTSYYTGVVGDFVNLLREGQPLGIFYGYLENGYDSKGNITYKDLTGDGKITTADKTYIGNPNAKYTYGLNSAMAFKGFELSLFFQGSRGNDIFNFSATQSVDLNQGMNLLEDQFLHHWTAANPDPHAKYPAVTRSLNVAVSDRYVEDGSYLRLKNIQLAYNIPMNKTGVKWLRSGQVYVSGQNLLTWTKYSWFDPEVSTHISDNSVNLGIDQFGYPTAKSVTIGVRIGL
- a CDS encoding RagB/SusD family nutrient uptake outer membrane protein; this translates as MKHSTIFRFSYFILPLLLLYITSCTKALEESPKSLSAEGFYNTKSEVEAATYAIYSPLRTGGSMSAFYEVFHDALSDFFIPNGSWIPLEDYTGLDNTNYGRTEAFWKSFYLSIRNANLVIKNTPNGTDISDADKAVYIAEARFMRALMYFQLVRNWGGVPIRTEANMDIPDLQRGSVEAVYQLIEDDLKFAGENLPTKAAQSGRPNKWSAKAVLADTYLQLKRYTDAQDRANEVIQSGQFSLVPVTQPDDFLNLYGPDVITSSEEIFYLKFTRQNGQGFQLTLYEAHPNTPYANGAGYFSLYTDPTKIAVVKNWDANDLRKQYDLYPWQFGRGDSTYLVRKFQDKQALPGGTGGNDYPWYRYADVLMTYAEAANAANHGPTTAAVEALNKVHRRAYGYPANTASPVDFKVADYNESSFLTLIVKERGYETLFEGKRWMELKRLGIAKDYIKASKGKTMADVMLLWPIPNAEINYNKALDPVADQNPGY
- a CDS encoding metallophosphoesterase translates to MMIKFRTTRLMHAFRFLLTGILFVSILSGCASQKNAGSTKPFFFIQLSDPQLGFYPDSIQKEIALYERGVAEVNRLKPDFVVITGDLVNKPRDQHQLAEFKRITAMINAKIPVYYTPGNHDVGNTPAKADVDFYNAIYGYDKFSFNHKNSRFIGINSNLIKANTPVLEQEQYIWLEKELAANKQADHIIIFCHHSFFISKPDEPVEYFNIDMATRNKYLELFKKYGVTAVFAGHYHRNGYGKYGDMEMVTTSAIGEPLGKDPSGFRIITVGKDKIAHQYYSLDSIPQRVDVGR